The proteins below come from a single uncultured Carboxylicivirga sp. genomic window:
- a CDS encoding FtsL-like putative cell division protein, translating to MNWRKNKFTDFIQSTEEFSEIKSISFRDIINGRIFTRALVTKQGPFFVYLAFMGFLYIGNHYKMEELMRKVAGLNKELKELRYEAITTSSELMFMSKQSEVLKKVRANNLELEELTEPPRKLKVRK from the coding sequence ATGAATTGGCGTAAAAATAAATTCACAGATTTTATCCAATCTACAGAAGAGTTTAGTGAGATAAAAAGTATATCGTTTCGCGATATAATAAACGGGCGAATTTTTACTCGCGCATTGGTAACCAAGCAAGGGCCATTTTTTGTCTATCTGGCTTTTATGGGATTCCTCTATATTGGTAATCATTATAAAATGGAGGAGTTAATGCGTAAGGTTGCCGGATTAAATAAAGAATTAAAGGAGTTGCGTTACGAGGCTATTACTACATCATCAGAATTGATGTTTATGAGTAAGCAAAGCGAAGTGTTGAAAAAAGTAAGAGCAAATAATTTGGAATTGGAGGAATTAACTGAACCTCCTCGAAAATTAAAAGTGCGAAAATAA
- a CDS encoding HU family DNA-binding protein gives MNKAEFVSAIAAESGLSKADAEKALNATTETIKKALAGGDSIQLIGFGTFSVSERAARTGRNPQTGKEIQIAAKKVAKFKPGKALDEAIN, from the coding sequence ATGAATAAAGCAGAATTCGTAAGCGCAATAGCTGCTGAAAGTGGCTTATCAAAAGCTGATGCTGAAAAAGCATTAAATGCAACAACAGAAACAATTAAAAAAGCTTTAGCTGGTGGTGATAGCATCCAATTAATAGGTTTTGGAACATTTTCGGTAAGTGAACGCGCTGCTCGCACAGGTAGAAACCCACAAACTGGAAAAGAAATTCAGATTGCAGCTAAAAAAGTAGCTAAATTCAAACCTGGTAAAGCACTAGACGAAGCTATTAACTAA
- a CDS encoding division/cell wall cluster transcriptional repressor MraZ: protein MITFIGDFVCKPDAKGRIVLPSLFKKTMSEGDQQCFVVSKDLFENCLVLVPYQQWMSVVAELEEKLSSYRQQDRRLKRALYRSAAEVTLDGNGRFLVPKRLMDMVGVEGEVVLLGVGSSIELWSKQRFEAEDLSGDELGVLAEELLGKDSPVVD, encoded by the coding sequence ATGATCACATTTATAGGCGATTTTGTTTGTAAGCCCGATGCAAAAGGGCGCATTGTATTGCCCTCGTTGTTTAAAAAAACAATGAGTGAGGGGGATCAACAGTGTTTTGTGGTTAGTAAAGATTTGTTTGAGAACTGTTTGGTTTTGGTGCCTTACCAGCAATGGATGAGTGTGGTGGCAGAGTTGGAGGAGAAGCTTAGTTCTTATCGACAGCAGGATCGAAGGTTGAAACGAGCTTTGTATCGTTCGGCAGCCGAAGTTACACTCGATGGTAATGGGCGTTTTTTGGTGCCAAAGCGGTTGATGGATATGGTTGGTGTAGAAGGAGAAGTTGTGTTGTTAGGTGTTGGTAGTAGTATCGAATTGTGGAGTAAACAGCGGTTTGAGGCTGAAGACTTGTCGGGAGATGAGCTGGGTGTATTGGCTGAGGAATTGCTGGGCAAAGATTCTCCTGTAGTTGACTAG
- the rsmH gene encoding 16S rRNA (cytosine(1402)-N(4))-methyltransferase RsmH — protein sequence MEQEYHIPVLLKESVDGLNIKPNGIYVDLTFGGGGHSREILSRLGDGKLIVFDQDADAYENRPDDDRLIFVRHNFRYLAHFLKYIGVDKVDGILGDLGVSSHHFNEAERGFSFRFDAKLDMRMSQQLQRTAADVVNTYNEQDLKRLFWQYGEIKQSGKLAGNIIKHRSGKPFETTTDLKEVAEKCGPKKEQSKFLAQVFQALRIEVNQEMEVLKAVLHASTDAIAVGGRLSVISYHSLEDRLVKNFIRSGSCDKANAEQDLYGQTHVPFKAVNRKIIIPSDEEIERNGRARSAKLRIAERV from the coding sequence ATGGAACAGGAATATCATATACCGGTGTTGTTGAAAGAGTCGGTTGATGGATTGAACATCAAGCCGAATGGAATATATGTTGACTTAACATTTGGAGGTGGTGGTCATAGCCGTGAAATTTTGAGCCGCTTGGGCGATGGGAAATTGATTGTGTTTGATCAGGATGCCGATGCTTATGAAAATCGCCCCGATGATGATCGATTGATTTTTGTTCGTCATAACTTTCGCTATTTAGCTCATTTTCTTAAATATATAGGTGTTGATAAAGTGGATGGGATCTTGGGTGACCTGGGAGTTTCGTCGCATCATTTTAACGAGGCCGAACGAGGCTTTTCTTTTCGTTTTGATGCCAAGCTCGATATGAGAATGAGTCAGCAGTTGCAACGAACAGCGGCCGATGTTGTAAATACTTATAATGAGCAAGATTTAAAACGCTTGTTTTGGCAATATGGCGAAATAAAGCAATCGGGAAAGTTGGCCGGAAACATTATAAAACACCGCTCGGGTAAGCCATTCGAAACAACTACAGATTTAAAAGAAGTGGCCGAGAAGTGTGGGCCTAAAAAAGAACAATCAAAATTTTTAGCACAGGTTTTTCAAGCTCTTCGCATTGAGGTTAATCAAGAGATGGAGGTGTTGAAAGCTGTTTTACATGCCTCTACCGATGCTATTGCGGTTGGTGGTCGATTGAGTGTTATTTCTTATCATAGTCTTGAAGATCGGTTGGTTAAGAACTTTATTCGATCAGGTAGTTGTGATAAGGCAAATGCCGAGCAGGATTTGTATGGTCAAACACATGTGCCGTTCAAAGCAGTAAATCGCAAAATTATTATTCCAAGCGATGAGGAAATAGAGCGTAATGGTCGGGCTCGAAGTGCGAAACTTAGAATAGCAGAACGAGTATGA
- a CDS encoding tyrosine-type recombinase/integrase, with protein MVPKPIIYLNKRTLESRAVCALLFKNNSVLLERIALNSWITWNVELKAYTAPLKSNTIGLIKDIFEDIADISTKYYHAELKSNVEKTVIGDTVYFNGILEAKEKYGSIMLVPYHNNDERLIIIKYKFKKSIHQILVKNTYAHWNSSISDFTLEPKLIILSKFIDTVSGDVKIRLHNELKIKDHSIIQKLFEQEYVKDHFFKSVPLDFLKYMQLKGYSANTINTYYYFVLRFINCYKQNNLNEINDFGSEIINRYHELMQGEKDYSFATLNQSINAIKLYYKGYLQKELEVKEVIRPRVGKQLPKVWSKEEMSLILQSLENSKHKALIALIYGSGLRIGEALNIKLNDIDSKRMRIRILAGKGRKDRYSIIGQSILEALRVYYKEYKPTNYLFEGQFGGKYSSTSAGRILAQAIKKSGVPKRGGLHSLRHSFATHLLESGTDIRYIQELLGHSSSTTTDIYTYVSNKYLERIKSPLDDIIIKKEAKLASGQ; from the coding sequence ATGGTACCAAAGCCAATTATATATCTTAATAAAAGAACGCTTGAAAGCAGAGCTGTATGCGCATTGCTTTTCAAAAACAATTCTGTTTTATTGGAACGTATTGCACTGAATAGTTGGATAACATGGAATGTTGAATTAAAAGCATACACCGCCCCTCTAAAATCAAATACAATTGGATTAATTAAAGACATTTTTGAAGACATTGCTGACATAAGCACTAAATATTACCATGCCGAATTAAAAAGTAATGTCGAAAAAACTGTTATTGGTGACACAGTATACTTTAATGGCATACTTGAGGCAAAAGAGAAGTATGGGTCAATAATGTTGGTTCCCTACCATAACAATGACGAACGATTGATCATTATCAAATATAAATTTAAGAAGAGTATACATCAGATATTGGTCAAAAACACCTATGCACATTGGAATAGTAGCATAAGTGATTTCACTTTAGAGCCAAAGCTTATAATATTATCGAAATTTATTGATACAGTATCGGGCGATGTAAAAATAAGGCTACATAACGAACTAAAAATTAAAGATCATTCCATTATTCAAAAACTATTTGAACAAGAGTATGTAAAAGACCATTTTTTTAAAAGTGTTCCGCTTGATTTTTTAAAATACATGCAATTAAAAGGCTATAGTGCAAACACCATTAATACCTATTACTATTTTGTTTTGCGATTTATTAATTGCTACAAACAAAATAATTTGAATGAGATCAATGATTTTGGTTCGGAAATAATAAACAGATATCATGAACTGATGCAAGGAGAGAAAGATTACTCATTTGCCACCTTAAATCAGTCAATCAATGCCATTAAGCTCTATTACAAAGGCTATCTGCAAAAAGAGTTAGAGGTAAAAGAAGTGATTCGCCCCAGAGTAGGCAAGCAACTACCCAAAGTATGGAGTAAGGAAGAGATGAGTCTGATACTACAGAGCCTGGAGAATTCGAAGCATAAGGCACTAATTGCATTAATATATGGTAGTGGATTAAGAATTGGTGAAGCCCTAAACATTAAACTTAATGACATTGACTCCAAGCGGATGCGCATTAGAATACTTGCAGGGAAAGGAAGAAAGGACAGATATAGCATTATTGGGCAATCGATTTTAGAGGCTTTAAGAGTATATTATAAGGAATACAAACCAACTAACTATTTATTTGAAGGGCAGTTTGGAGGTAAATATTCGAGCACAAGTGCCGGAAGAATATTAGCACAGGCAATTAAAAAAAGTGGTGTACCCAAACGAGGGGGTTTACACTCGTTACGTCATAGCTTTGCCACCCACTTATTAGAATCGGGCACCGACATAAGGTATATACAAGAGCTATTGGGCCATAGTTCATCGACCACAACGGATATTTACACCTATGTTAGTAATAAATATCTAGAACGAATTAAGAGTCCATTAGATGATATTATCATAAAAAAAGAAGCTAAATTAGCTTCGGGACAATAG
- the mraY gene encoding phospho-N-acetylmuramoyl-pentapeptide-transferase, with the protein MLYYLFKYLETVNFPGAGVFQYITFRAGLAVIIALLFAAIFGKLVIKMLQRQQIGEVVRDLGLEGQYAKKGTPTMGGVIIISAILIPVLLLSKLDNVYIILMVISTLWLGVIGFIDDYIKVFKKDKEGLAGRFKIAGQVGLGLIVGLTLFASDDVYVRETIPGETITIQAEDGTMVERPATKDTKSTVTNIPFLKHNRFNYSKVVWFLGDQAQKWGWLVFVVAVIFIITAVSNGANITDGLDGLATGTSAIIGTTLGVFAYLSSNIIYADYLNIMYIPNSEELVVFIAAFIGATVGFLWYNSFPAQVFMGDTGSLTLGGIIAVFAILLRIELLIPILCGIFLVENVSVMMQVSWFKYTKKKYGEGRRIFKMAPLHHHYQKKGYTESKIVTRFWIIGIILAVLTIVTLKVR; encoded by the coding sequence ATGTTGTATTATTTGTTTAAGTATCTCGAAACTGTGAATTTTCCTGGAGCCGGAGTGTTTCAGTATATTACGTTTCGTGCCGGTTTAGCTGTTATCATAGCTTTATTGTTTGCAGCCATTTTTGGTAAGTTGGTAATTAAAATGCTACAGCGTCAGCAAATTGGTGAAGTGGTTCGCGATTTGGGACTCGAAGGGCAATATGCGAAAAAAGGTACGCCTACTATGGGAGGTGTTATTATTATTTCTGCCATATTAATACCGGTTCTTTTGTTAAGTAAGCTGGATAATGTTTATATTATTCTAATGGTTATATCTACTCTTTGGTTGGGTGTAATTGGTTTTATTGATGATTATATTAAGGTATTCAAAAAAGATAAAGAAGGATTGGCTGGCAGGTTTAAAATTGCTGGTCAGGTGGGTTTAGGTCTGATTGTTGGATTAACCTTATTTGCTAGCGATGATGTGTATGTTAGGGAAACTATTCCGGGTGAAACCATAACTATTCAGGCTGAAGACGGAACTATGGTTGAACGACCTGCAACAAAGGATACCAAATCAACAGTTACCAACATTCCGTTTTTGAAACATAATCGCTTTAACTACTCAAAGGTGGTTTGGTTTTTAGGAGATCAGGCCCAAAAATGGGGATGGCTTGTTTTTGTCGTAGCGGTAATTTTTATTATCACAGCCGTTTCAAATGGTGCCAATATAACAGATGGACTCGATGGATTGGCCACTGGTACGTCGGCCATAATAGGTACAACTCTCGGGGTGTTTGCTTATCTGTCGAGTAATATCATTTACGCCGATTATTTGAATATCATGTATATACCTAACTCCGAAGAGCTGGTAGTGTTTATTGCTGCTTTTATCGGTGCTACTGTTGGGTTTTTATGGTATAACTCGTTTCCAGCCCAGGTTTTTATGGGCGATACAGGTAGTTTAACCTTGGGTGGAATTATAGCTGTATTTGCCATTCTATTGCGTATCGAATTGCTGATACCAATTTTATGCGGAATCTTCCTGGTCGAGAATGTTTCGGTTATGATGCAGGTAAGCTGGTTTAAATATACCAAGAAAAAATATGGTGAAGGAAGGCGAATTTTTAAGATGGCTCCTTTGCATCATCATTATCAAAAAAAGGGATATACCGAGTCTAAAATTGTTACCCGTTTCTGGATTATCGGAATCATTTTAGCAGTATTAACTATCGTAACTTTAAAAGTAAGATAA
- a CDS encoding UDP-N-acetylmuramoyl-L-alanyl-D-glutamate--2,6-diaminopimelate ligase: MKKLFEILQEVEVDQIIPQMDVEIAEVCFDSRKAKENSVFVAVNGTVVDGHQFIPQVIANGCKCVVCEELPEVCPDEVTFVLVKNSSKALGIMASAFYDYPSRKFKLVGVTGTNGKTTIATLLYKLVSALGYKTGLFSTVANYIGTEQMDATHTTPDAVTLNRLMAEMVEQGCDYCFMEVSSHALDQNRVAGLQFDGALFTNITHDHLDYHKTFKAYIEAKKSFFDNLDKEAFCLVNADDKNGMVMMQNTKADKNTYSIKGMGTFRAKIIESMFEGMQLEIDGHETWTQFVGHFNAQNLLAVYGAAVLMGFDKMEVLVALSQLKSVDGRFETIRSKDGKTAIVDYAHTPDALKNVIETINMVRQGNQQLISVVGAGGDRDPMKRPEMAKEAVQGSSRVILTSDNPRSEDPSVIIEQMMKGVTFKERIKVLSIVDRKEAIRTACMVAQPGDIILVAGKGHETYQEINGVRNHFDDREILNEIFNAEE; encoded by the coding sequence GTGAAAAAACTATTTGAAATATTACAGGAAGTTGAGGTTGATCAAATCATCCCCCAAATGGATGTTGAGATTGCTGAAGTTTGTTTCGATTCGAGAAAAGCAAAAGAAAACTCCGTATTTGTTGCCGTAAATGGTACTGTGGTTGATGGGCATCAGTTTATTCCCCAAGTAATCGCTAATGGTTGCAAGTGTGTGGTATGCGAGGAGCTTCCCGAAGTTTGCCCCGACGAAGTAACTTTTGTGCTTGTTAAAAACAGTTCAAAGGCATTAGGAATAATGGCTTCTGCTTTTTATGATTACCCTTCGCGTAAATTTAAATTAGTTGGTGTTACCGGAACCAATGGAAAGACCACTATTGCTACTTTGTTGTATAAATTGGTGTCGGCATTGGGATATAAAACCGGACTGTTTTCAACAGTGGCAAATTATATAGGTACAGAACAAATGGATGCAACACATACCACTCCTGATGCTGTAACCTTAAACAGATTGATGGCCGAGATGGTAGAGCAAGGCTGCGATTACTGCTTTATGGAGGTAAGTTCGCATGCACTGGATCAAAATCGAGTTGCTGGTCTTCAGTTTGATGGAGCTTTGTTTACTAATATTACTCACGACCATCTCGATTATCATAAAACGTTTAAAGCCTATATCGAAGCTAAGAAATCTTTCTTCGATAATTTAGATAAAGAAGCCTTTTGTCTTGTCAATGCTGATGATAAAAATGGCATGGTTATGATGCAAAACACCAAGGCCGATAAAAATACCTATTCGATAAAAGGCATGGGTACTTTCAGAGCAAAAATTATTGAAAGTATGTTTGAGGGTATGCAACTGGAGATTGATGGACATGAAACATGGACTCAGTTTGTAGGTCATTTTAATGCTCAAAACCTGTTGGCTGTATATGGTGCAGCTGTTTTAATGGGCTTTGATAAAATGGAGGTGCTGGTGGCATTAAGCCAGTTAAAATCGGTTGATGGCCGGTTTGAAACTATTCGGTCTAAAGATGGCAAAACGGCCATTGTTGATTATGCACATACCCCAGATGCCTTAAAGAATGTAATTGAAACAATTAATATGGTTCGCCAGGGAAATCAACAACTTATTTCGGTTGTAGGGGCCGGTGGCGATCGCGATCCAATGAAACGTCCCGAGATGGCCAAAGAGGCTGTTCAGGGTAGTTCCAGAGTTATCTTAACATCAGATAATCCGCGTAGCGAAGATCCATCTGTAATTATTGAGCAAATGATGAAGGGTGTTACTTTTAAAGAAAGAATAAAAGTTTTATCCATTGTCGATCGTAAAGAGGCCATTCGAACAGCCTGCATGGTTGCTCAGCCTGGTGATATTATTTTGGTTGCCGGTAAAGGTCACGAAACCTATCAGGAGATCAATGGAGTGAGAAATCACTTTGATGATCGTGAAATATTAAACGAAATTTTTAACGCAGAAGAATAA
- the murD gene encoding UDP-N-acetylmuramoyl-L-alanine--D-glutamate ligase — MKKLVVLGSGESGVGTALLAVQRGWSVFVSDKASITQKNKTELRNAGIEFEDNKHTEERILEADEIMKSPGIPDSAPIIVKAKEKGIPVISEIEFAGRYMEAKSICITGSNGKTTTTLLTYELLKNAGVKVELAGNVGTSLARQIAEGKRPDWYVIELSSFQLDGMFDFKADVAVLLNITPDHLDRYSYKMQNYIDSKFRIAQNQTEKDVFIYCEDDENITTELTKHIFKSDIIPFTQKDLLKRGAYVTNDEVIINYNQDTMSILSQELSLQGKHNLYNSMAAGIVASVLKIKKKFIRESLTSFKGVEHRLEKVCSVRGIEFINDSKATNVNSTWYALECMDKPVVWIAGGVDKGNDYTDLFPLAHEKVKALVCLGLDNKKLFKSFNGVIPVIKEAKSMKEAVEVAYHLGKKGDVVLLSPACASFDLFSSYIDRGIQFKDCVREL; from the coding sequence ATGAAGAAGCTGGTTGTTCTGGGTTCTGGCGAAAGTGGTGTGGGTACAGCTTTATTAGCTGTGCAAAGGGGTTGGAGCGTTTTTGTTTCAGACAAGGCAAGCATCACGCAAAAGAATAAAACGGAATTAAGGAATGCCGGTATCGAATTTGAAGATAATAAGCATACCGAAGAAAGAATTCTGGAAGCTGACGAAATTATGAAGAGTCCCGGTATACCTGATTCGGCTCCCATAATAGTGAAGGCTAAGGAAAAAGGCATACCTGTTATTTCAGAAATTGAATTTGCAGGGCGATATATGGAGGCTAAAAGTATTTGTATTACTGGAAGTAATGGCAAAACAACCACAACATTGTTGACCTACGAATTACTCAAGAATGCAGGAGTTAAGGTTGAGTTGGCAGGTAACGTTGGAACTAGTTTGGCCCGACAAATTGCTGAAGGTAAGAGGCCTGATTGGTATGTGATTGAATTAAGTAGTTTTCAGCTCGATGGTATGTTTGATTTTAAAGCCGATGTAGCTGTGTTGCTTAATATTACTCCTGATCATCTGGACAGGTATAGCTATAAAATGCAAAATTATATCGATAGTAAATTTCGCATTGCTCAGAATCAAACCGAAAAAGATGTTTTTATCTATTGTGAGGATGATGAGAACATAACAACAGAATTAACCAAGCATATTTTTAAATCAGATATAATACCCTTTACACAAAAGGATTTATTAAAGCGAGGGGCTTACGTCACAAACGACGAAGTCATTATTAACTACAACCAGGACACCATGAGTATTTTATCACAGGAACTGTCATTGCAGGGGAAACATAATCTTTATAATTCGATGGCTGCCGGAATTGTGGCATCGGTTTTAAAGATTAAAAAGAAATTTATTCGCGAAAGTCTTACTTCGTTTAAAGGAGTTGAACATCGGCTTGAAAAAGTATGTTCGGTAAGAGGGATAGAGTTTATAAACGACTCGAAGGCTACTAATGTAAATTCTACATGGTATGCCTTAGAGTGTATGGACAAACCTGTGGTATGGATTGCCGGTGGGGTGGATAAAGGAAATGATTATACCGATCTTTTTCCGTTGGCTCACGAAAAGGTGAAGGCGTTGGTTTGTCTTGGACTTGATAACAAAAAGCTTTTTAAATCTTTTAATGGCGTAATACCTGTTATTAAAGAAGCTAAATCGATGAAAGAAGCAGTTGAGGTTGCTTATCATCTGGGTAAAAAGGGTGATGTAGTGCTTTTATCTCCTGCATGTGCAAGTTTTGATTTGTTCAGTAGCTATATCGATCGAGGTATTCAGTTTAAGGATTGTGTGAGAGAATTGTAA
- a CDS encoding penicillin-binding transpeptidase domain-containing protein, whose protein sequence is MQIKKGIILRFGVVYIGVGLLAVWIIFTALFLQVVEGDKWAEEEKKLSNKDIIIDANRGDILASDQRKLACSVPTYRIYMDMKANGLTDEVFDANIDSLAICLSSFYNDHSVNYYRNNLKRARAKGKRYYQVHPRRISFTDLRIVKQFPLFRLGPNKGGYIEKKYENRRLPFGDLASRTIGSLYAEKDLGGRFGLEMAYNNTLKGVSGISNRTRVSGNWVVEEEIEPTDGNDVITTIDIGLQDVAEHALLEQLKDHRADHGCAVVMEVSTGKIRAIANLGLNSAGDYDEQYNYAIGEATEPGSTFKLASMIVALEDGVVKLNDSIETGRGVCKFYDRRMTDSHHGGFGTITVRQAFEKSSNVGISKIIFNNYKDNPRQYVDRIYSMGLKDPLGIEIKGEGIPRIKYPGEKDWWGTTLPWMSIGYETQLTPLQVLTFYNAVANNGKMVKPQFVEAIAHHGDIIERRKTEVLNPSICSLSTIEKVHELLVGVVEHGTAQNIKNNRYKIAGKTGTAQIAKGNKGYKGQGGVQYQASFAGYFPADRPLYSCIVVVNGPSNEVSYYGNIVAGSVFGEIADRVYAQNYDHPDVKENYEIPVGEYLPYAKGGMKDDLVEVFNEVGISVKGQEISSEWASTKAREHDISMTSKSFPEGLVPNVLGMGAKDAVAILENHGLKVVLKGVGRVRQQSLTAGQNFRKGSVIYLQMG, encoded by the coding sequence ATGCAGATTAAGAAAGGTATCATATTACGATTTGGAGTAGTCTACATTGGAGTCGGACTTCTGGCGGTGTGGATTATCTTTACTGCACTATTTTTGCAAGTAGTTGAGGGAGATAAGTGGGCCGAAGAAGAGAAGAAATTGAGTAATAAAGATATTATTATTGATGCAAATAGAGGTGATATACTGGCTTCAGATCAACGCAAATTAGCCTGTTCGGTACCTACTTATCGTATTTATATGGATATGAAGGCCAATGGTTTGACTGATGAGGTATTTGATGCCAATATTGATAGTCTGGCTATTTGTTTATCGTCTTTTTATAATGATCACTCTGTTAATTATTATCGCAATAACCTTAAAAGAGCTCGTGCTAAGGGGAAACGTTATTATCAGGTTCATCCCCGAAGAATATCGTTTACCGATTTAAGAATAGTAAAGCAATTTCCTTTATTCAGGTTAGGGCCTAATAAAGGAGGTTATATCGAAAAGAAATACGAAAATCGCAGGTTGCCTTTTGGAGATTTGGCATCGCGTACTATTGGTAGTTTATATGCCGAAAAGGATTTGGGTGGGCGATTTGGTTTAGAGATGGCTTATAATAATACCTTAAAAGGTGTAAGTGGTATCAGTAATCGTACCCGGGTATCGGGTAACTGGGTGGTGGAAGAAGAAATTGAGCCAACCGACGGAAACGATGTAATTACAACTATTGATATAGGTTTGCAGGATGTTGCAGAGCATGCTTTACTGGAACAGTTAAAAGATCACCGGGCCGATCATGGTTGTGCTGTGGTAATGGAAGTGAGTACCGGAAAAATAAGGGCAATAGCAAATCTGGGGCTGAATTCGGCGGGCGATTACGATGAACAATATAATTATGCTATTGGCGAGGCCACAGAACCTGGTTCTACCTTTAAGCTAGCTTCTATGATTGTAGCTCTTGAAGATGGAGTGGTTAAATTGAATGATAGTATTGAAACTGGTAGGGGCGTCTGTAAATTTTACGATCGAAGAATGACCGATAGTCATCATGGTGGATTCGGTACAATTACTGTTCGTCAGGCATTTGAGAAATCGTCGAATGTGGGAATTTCAAAAATTATATTTAATAATTATAAAGATAATCCTCGTCAATATGTCGATCGTATTTATTCAATGGGATTAAAAGATCCATTGGGCATAGAAATAAAAGGAGAGGGAATACCTCGTATAAAATATCCCGGTGAAAAAGATTGGTGGGGTACAACTTTGCCTTGGATGTCGATAGGTTACGAAACGCAGCTAACGCCTTTACAGGTGTTAACTTTTTATAATGCTGTGGCCAATAACGGAAAGATGGTTAAGCCTCAGTTTGTAGAAGCCATTGCTCATCATGGCGATATTATTGAACGCAGAAAAACCGAAGTACTTAATCCATCTATCTGTTCATTAAGTACTATTGAAAAGGTGCACGAATTGTTGGTGGGTGTGGTTGAGCATGGTACGGCTCAAAATATAAAAAATAACCGATATAAAATAGCCGGTAAAACCGGTACAGCTCAAATAGCAAAGGGTAATAAAGGATATAAGGGGCAAGGTGGGGTTCAATACCAAGCTTCGTTTGCTGGATATTTCCCGGCAGATCGACCTCTTTATAGCTGTATTGTAGTGGTTAATGGACCATCAAATGAAGTGTCTTATTATGGTAATATTGTGGCAGGTTCGGTTTTTGGCGAAATTGCTGACCGGGTTTATGCTCAAAACTATGATCACCCCGATGTAAAAGAAAATTACGAAATACCGGTTGGCGAATATCTTCCTTATGCAAAAGGGGGTATGAAAGACGATTTAGTTGAAGTGTTTAATGAGGTTGGTATTAGTGTTAAAGGTCAGGAAATAAGTTCGGAATGGGCATCTACTAAAGCTCGCGAGCACGATATAAGTATGACTTCTAAAAGTTTTCCTGAAGGATTGGTGCCAAATGTATTAGGCATGGGGGCTAAGGATGCGGTTGCTATTCTAGAAAATCACGGGCTTAAAGTTGTTTTGAAAGGTGTAGGTCGTGTGCGGCAGCAATCACTAACAGCGGGTCAGAACTTTAGAAAAGGATCGGTTATTTATTTACAAATGGGTTAA